A region from the Thermanaeromonas toyohensis ToBE genome encodes:
- a CDS encoding phage holin family protein — translation MQNWLGTVVRFIVSALVLMLVAYLLPGIRVAGFTGALVAAVVIAVLGWVIETLLGKRISPHARGIVGFLVAAVVIYLAQFLIPRFLQVNVLGALLAALVIGVIDAFVPTELR, via the coding sequence ATGCAAAACTGGCTAGGGACAGTGGTCAGGTTTATTGTATCGGCTCTGGTATTAATGCTAGTCGCTTACTTGCTGCCGGGTATCAGGGTAGCAGGCTTTACCGGGGCTCTTGTGGCAGCAGTGGTCATAGCTGTTCTAGGTTGGGTAATAGAAACCCTTTTGGGCAAGCGCATTTCACCCCACGCACGCGGTATTGTAGGTTTTTTAGTGGCAGCGGTAGTAATTTATCTAGCTCAATTTCTTATCCCTAGATTTTTACAAGTAAATGTTTTGGGAGCCCTGCTCGCTGCTCTGGTGATCGGTGTTATTGATGCCTTCGTACCCACAGAGCTGCGTTAA